Genomic segment of Tomitella fengzijianii:
TCACCCGAACGGACTACACAAGCCTCGCCGATTTCCGCAGGCCATACGCGTCACGGACGTCCGATACGCACCCGCCACGTCTCCGGCCCCTCCTCGAGGTACTCCCACGTGAAGTCGCCCTCGTGCTCCGCGGCGAACTGGTAATACAGCGGCTTCGGGTCGTGGTCGTTGACCAGGACGAAGCCCTCGCCCGCTCCGCACGCCCCGTAGCTTTCGAAGATCAGCTGGTGGCGGCGCGCCGGCGGCTCCGTGCGCACATCCAGGACGGCGTCCTCTACTGCGGCCATGCCCTGTCCTCCCACTCCGCGCGCCCGCCGTTTGCGCGGACGACGCATTAATACCGGATGTTTCCTCATTAAATTATGCCTGTCTGGCGGCGATGACAAGCCCGTGCTGCACAATGGCCCCATGCGCACCGTTGCCGAGCACCGCGCCGTGGTCGCGGCCCTCCTCCCCCGTTCCACCGCCTCGGCCGCCCTGCCCCTCGCCCAGGCGG
This window contains:
- a CDS encoding DUF2249 domain-containing protein yields the protein MAAVEDAVLDVRTEPPARRHQLIFESYGACGAGEGFVLVNDHDPKPLYYQFAAEHEGDFTWEYLEEGPETWRVRIGRP